The DNA window TGCGCGAGCGCTTCGGCAGCGCCGAGCGCGACGGCGACAACCAGTTCGTGGCCGCCGTGGACCCGGGGACGTCGACGCGCTCGAGCTCGACCTCGACGACGGGGGCGGCCTGGCCGCGGGCAGGGTGCTGCTCCAGCGCACCTGGGCCGACGACCACGACCTCTCGGCCGGCGACGAGCTCGGCCTGGACATGCCGGCCGGCAAGCGCACCTACTCCGTCAGCGGCGTCTTCGAGGACAACCCGGTCGTCGCGGCCCCGGTCCTGCTCAGCCTCGACGACTTCGTGGAGGCCGGCTTCCCGCAGAGCGACAACGTGCTGATCCTCTTCACCGACGACTCGCCGGGCATCCAGGACCGCCTCGACGCGGTCGTGGCCGAGCTGCCCGTGGTGACGGTCAAGGACCAGGCGGCGTTCGCGCAGGAGCAGCGCGAGCCGATCGACCAGTTCGTGCTGATGATCTTCGCGCTGCTCGGTCTCGCGCTGGTGATCGCGGTCCTCGGCATCGTCAACACCCTGGCGCTGTCCGTGATCGAGCGGACCCGCGAGGTGGGCCTGCTCCGCGCCATCGGTCTGAGCCGGTCCCAGCTGCGGCTGATGATCACGCTGGAGTCGGTGGTGATCGCCGTCCTCGGTGCCCTGCTGGGTGTGGTGCTGGGGCTCGGGTTCGGTGTCGCGCTGATGTACGCCGTACGCGACCAGGGCCTCGAGGTGATCAGCGTCCCGGTGGGCCAGCTCGTGGTCTTCCTGGTGCTCTCGGTGATCATCGGCGTGCTGGCCGCAGTCTTCCCGGCGCGCCGCGCGGCGCGGCTCGACGTGCTCCGCGCAATTGCGACGGACTGAGGCCGTAAAACCGGCGTACCCACGGTTCCTGCCGAACGCCGGACGCGGGCGCTTTCACTGCCTACAGTTCAGGCGTGGACGACTTGCTGGTGACCGAGGGACGTGCCCTGAAGCACGTCCAGGTGCGCGAATACGTGCGCACCCTCGTCACGGGGGCAGCACCCGGTTCGCCTGCACCATCCGAGCGTGAGCTGGTGCATCGGTTCGGCGTTGCCCGCATGACGGTACGACAGGCGATGGATGCGCTCGTGGTCGAAGGACTGCTCGAGCGCATTCCCGGACGCGGCACCTTCGTGGCCCGTCCCCGACGGACGGCGAGCCGGCTGACGAGCTACAGCGAGGAGATGGCCCGCCGCGGCCTCCTCCCCGAGTCGCAGACGCTGCTGGCCCGGCGTGAGCAGGCCGGCCCTGGTGTCGCGCGGGCGCTCAACGTGAGCGAGGGCGACGCGGTGATCCACTGGCGTCGGCTGCGCCGCGCGGACGCCCAGCCGATGTGCATCGAGGACGCCTACCTCAACGAGGTCCTGATCCCCGGCTTCCTGCAGAGCGGGATGCCCACCAGCCTGTACGACGCGCTCGAGGCGCGGGGCCTGCGGCCGACCTGGGCCGAGGACTCGATCAACGCCGACGTCGCCAGCGAGGACGAGGCCGAGCTCCTCGAGCTGACTCCCGGCGCGTCGGTGCTCCGGCACTCGCGGCGCGGGTCGGCGGGCGAGAAGGTCGTCGAGGTCTCGCGGACGGTCTACCGGGCCGACCGCTTCACCATGTGGCTGCAGGTCGGCGCCGAGTCATAGCCCGCCGAGCGGCGCCACGACGTCGCCGCTCTCCTCGCAGACCCACACCGGGTCCGGCCCGCCGAGGTCCGGCTGGATGTAGAGCACGTGCAGGGGTGCGTGGTCGCCGCAGTCACGACAGATCGGCCAGCGCCCGACGGTCTCGATGAGGGCGTCCTGCACGTCCTGGGCGACCAGCCCGGCGACGTACTCGGCGCCCTCGGGCCACTGCTCGGCCCACCACTTGCGTTGCTCGACGGCGTCCTCGAGCGCCGAGACCGCCGTCGGGGTCGCGTGGTTGCGCGCCTCCAGGTCGGCCAGGACCCGGGCCCGTGCGTCGAACAGCAGGGTGTCGTCCATCCCTCCATCATGCCCCCGCGCGAAAGCCGACCGCCTCAGCGCGGCTCCCGCACCCGCCGGCCCGGCGCTCCTACCATTCATCCATGGGCCAGGCGCTCCTCGAGGTCGCCGTCCTCGATCCGCGTGACGTGTCCGGCGCGGAGGAGGGCGGAGCCGATCGGCTGCTCCTCTCCACACCGGAGGGGATGTCGCCCGAGCCCGTGCTCGTCTCGTCCGTCTGCCGGGAGACCGATCTCCCCGTCCACGTGGTGCTCCGGCTCAACGACACCTGGACCACCACCGGCGGTGAGCTGGCCCGGCTGGCCGGGCTGGGCGAGAGCTACCTCGGCTGCGGTGCGACCGGCGTCTCCTTCGGCTTCCTCGACGGTGACCTCGAGATCGACACCGAGGTGTGCGCCTACCTGTCGGGCCTGCTGCCCGGCGTGCCCTGGACCTTCGGTCGCGCGATCGACGATACCCTCGACCCGCGGCGCTCGTGGCGACGGCTGATGGACCTGCCCGACCTCGCCGCCGCGCGCTCGGCCGGCTCGCCGCGGGGGCTGTCCGTCGGCTTCGACGACCTGATCGAGACCGCGGCCGACCCCCGGGTCGCCCGCCTGCTGATGCCCGGGGGCGGGCTGCTCGCCGAGCACGTGCCGTGGTTCGTGCGCGCCGACGTGTACCAGTTCCACCTCGGCCGGCAGGTCCGTCCCGGCGGCTCGCTCAAGGCGTACGTCGACGCCGGCCACGTCCGGTCCTGGCGGCTGC is part of the Nocardioides conyzicola genome and encodes:
- a CDS encoding ABC transporter permease translates to MIFALLGLALVIAVLGIVNTLALSVIERTREVGLLRAIGLSRSQLRLMITLESVVIAVLGALLGVVLGLGFGVALMYAVRDQGLEVISVPVGQLVVFLVLSVIIGVLAAVFPARRAARLDVLRAIATD
- a CDS encoding GntR family transcriptional regulator, producing the protein MRTLVTGAAPGSPAPSERELVHRFGVARMTVRQAMDALVVEGLLERIPGRGTFVARPRRTASRLTSYSEEMARRGLLPESQTLLARREQAGPGVARALNVSEGDAVIHWRRLRRADAQPMCIEDAYLNEVLIPGFLQSGMPTSLYDALEARGLRPTWAEDSINADVASEDEAELLELTPGASVLRHSRRGSAGEKVVEVSRTVYRADRFTMWLQVGAES
- a CDS encoding copper homeostasis protein CutC; this translates as MGQALLEVAVLDPRDVSGAEEGGADRLLLSTPEGMSPEPVLVSSVCRETDLPVHVVLRLNDTWTTTGGELARLAGLGESYLGCGATGVSFGFLDGDLEIDTEVCAYLSGLLPGVPWTFGRAIDDTLDPRRSWRRLMDLPDLAAARSAGSPRGLSVGFDDLIETAADPRVARLLMPGGGLLAEHVPWFVRADVYQFHLGRQVRPGGSLKAYVDAGHVRSWRLLVDDALERAVRSVG